A section of the Saccopteryx leptura isolate mSacLep1 chromosome 4, mSacLep1_pri_phased_curated, whole genome shotgun sequence genome encodes:
- the SRRM2 gene encoding serine/arginine repetitive matrix protein 2 isoform X2, producing the protein MYNGIGLPTPRGSGTNGYVQRNLSLVRGRRGERPDYKGEEELRRLEAALVKRPNPDILDHERKRRVELRCLELEEMMEEQGYEEQQIQEKVATFRLMLLEKDVNPGGKEETPGQRPAVTETHQLAELNEKKNERLRAAFGISDSYVDGSSFDPQRRAREAKQPAPEPPKPYSLVRDSSSSRSPTPKQKKKKKKKDRGRSESSSPRRERKKSSKKKKHRSESESKKRKHRSPTPKSKRKSKDKKRKRSRSTTPVPKSRRAHHSTSADSASSSDTSRSRSRSAATKTHTTALTGQSLSPASGCRGEGDAPSREPDTTNTGHPSSPEPSAKQPSNPCEDKDKKEKSAGRPSPSPERSSTGPEPSAPTLLLAEQHGSSPQPLATTPLSQEPVNPPSEASPTRGRLPTKSPEKPPQSSSESCPPSPQPTKVSRHASSSPESPKPTPAPGSRRDISSSPVSKSHSRGRAKRDKSHSHTPRRVGRSRSPTTTKRGRSRSRTPTKRGHSRSRSPQWHRSRSVQRWGRSRSPQRRGRSRSPQRPGWSRNRNTQRRGRSRSARRGRSHSRSPATRGRSRSRTPARRGRSRSRTPARRRSRSRTLTRRRSRSRTPARRGRSRSRTPARRRSRTRSVRRRSRSRSPARRGGRSRSRTPARHGRSRSRTPARRGRSRSRTPARRGRSRSRTPARRGRSRSRTPARRGRSHSRSVVRRGRSHSRTPQRRGRSGSSSERKNKSRTSQRSRSNSSSEMKKFRVSSRRSRSLSSPRSKAKSRLSLRRSLSGSSPCPKQKSRTPARRSRSGSSQSKAKSQTPRRSRSGSSPPNQKSKTPSRQSRSSSPQSKVKSDTPPRQGSVTSPQANEQSTTPQRQSFSETSPDPEMKSRTPLRLSCSESSPPRVKSSTPTRQSRSGSSSPQPKVKAITSPVQSHSGSSSPSSSRVTSKTPPRQSRSESPCSRVESRLLQRQSKSRSSSPDTKVKPGTPPRQSHSGSTSPCPQVKPQTSPGHNLSGSKSPCFQEKSKDSPVAQSCSGSFSLCPEVKSSTPPGESYFGSSSLQQEEQSHISLDPKSDTLSPEMRQSHYESLFLQSKSQTPKGSQSRSSSPETETVPRSPIAQERNKVSLSPGLKSGMSPEQNISQCDSSLYPAMDCNSLLGQSRLEPSPEPVKKTSLLLQEDIDASSRLSGKVSSSPVQNRTESSPVLKETPRTPSKERGGDGSSPDTKDQSSVLAKPSQDEEFMEVVEGSSSQVLSHLSPELKEMAGSNFESSPEIEERPAMSLTPDQSQLSQASLETEVPALTSAWSGPHFSPEHKELSNSPPRENSYGSPLEFRNSGPVAEISTGFSPEVKEVLTVPVSNQLETDPSLDMKEQLMRSSRCSSSELSPDTMEKAGMSSSQSVSSPVLDTTRRTPSRERSSSASSELKDGLPRTPSRRSRSGSSPGLRDGSGSPSRHSLSGSSPGMKDIPRTPSRGRSECDSSPEPKALPKTPRPRSHSPSSPELNKCLTPQRERSGSESSIEQKTLARTPLGQRSRSASSQELDEKPSASPQERSESDSSDSKVKTRMPLRQRSHSGSSPEVESKSRPSPQLSRSGSSPEGKDKPRIASRAQSGSDSSPEPKALAPRALPRRSRSGSSSKGRGPSEGSSSSESSPEHPPKSRMARRSSRSSVEPKIKSRTPPRRRSSRSSEITRKTRLSRRSRSASSSPETRSRTPPRRRRSPSVSSPELPEKSRSSRRRRSASSPRTKTTSRRGRSPSPKPRGLQRSRSRSRREKTRTTRRRDRSGSSQSTSRRRQRSRSRSRVTRRRRGGSGYHSRSPARQESSRTSSRRRRGRSRTPPTSRKRSRSRTSPAPWKRSRSRASPATHRRSRSRTPLVSRRRSRSRTSPVSRRRSRSRTSVTRRRSRSRASPVSRRRSRSRTPLVTRRRSRSRTPARRRSRSRTPPVTRRRSRSRTPLVIRRRSRSRTSPITRRRSRSRTSPVTRRRSRSRTTPVTRRRSRSRTSPVTRRRSRSRTPPAIRRRSRSRTPLLPRKRSRSRSSLALRRRSRSRTPRTTRGKRSLTRSPPAIRRRSVSGSSSDRSRSATPPATRNHSGSRTPPVALSSSRMSCFSRPSMSPTPLDRCRSPGMLEPLGSSRTPMSVLQQSGGSMLDGPGSRIPDHARTSVPENHAQSRIALALTAISLGTARPPPSMSAAGLAARMSQVPAPVPLMSLRTAPAASLASRIPAASAAAMNLASARTPAIPTAVNLADSRTPAAAAAMNLASSRTAVAPSAVNLADPRTPTAPAVNLAGARTPAALAALSLTGSGTPPNAANYPSSSRTPQAPAPANLVGPRSAHATAPVNIASSRTPPTLAPTNLTSARMAPALSGANLTSPRVPLSAYERISGRTSPPLLDRARSRTPPGGPGSRTPPAPPSQSRMISERAPSPVSKMVQAPPSQSVLPPAQDQPRSPVPSAFSDQPRSLLAPTAPVAGSQSLSSGSVAKTTSSVGDHNGMLSVPVPGVTHPEGGEPPASTGALQPAKERRSSSSSSSSSSSSSSSSSSSSSSSSGSSSSDSEGSSLPIQPEVALKRVPSPPPTPKEADREGRPQEPTPAKRKRRASSSSSSSSSSSSSSSSSSSSSSSSSSSSSSSSSSSSSSSTSSPSPAKPDPQALPKPASPKKPPPGERRSRSPRKPIDSLRDSRSLSYSPVERLRPSPQPSPRDQQSSSEHGSRKGQRGESRSPGHKHRRETPSPRPVRHRSSRSP; encoded by the exons ATGTACAACGGGATCGGGCTGCCAACGCCCCGGGGCAGCGGCACCAACGGCTACGTCCAGCGCAACCTGTCCCTGGTGCGGGGCCGCCGGGGTGAGCGGCCTGACTACAAGGGAGAGGAGGAACTGCGGCGCCTGGAGGCTGCCCTGGTGAAGCGGCCTAATCCTGACATCCTGGACCACGAGCGCAAGCGGCGAGTGGAGCTGCGATGCCTCGAGCTGGAGGAGATGATGGAagagcaggg GTACGAGGAACAGCAAATTCAGGAAAAAGTGGCGACCTTTCGACTCATGTTGCTGGAGAAGGATGTGAACCCTGGGGGCAAGGAGGAgaccccagggcagaggccagc gGTCACCGAGACTCACCAGTTGGCAGAATTGAATGAGAAGAAGAATGAGCGACTTCGTGCTGCCTTTGGCATCAGTGATTCCTATGTGGATGGCAGCTCTTTTGATCCTCAGCGTCGTGCTCGAGAAGCCAAACAACCAGCTCCCGAGCCTCCCAAACCTTATAG CCTTGTTCGAGATTCCAGCAGTTCTCGTTCACCAACTCCaaagcaaaagaagaagaaaaagaagaaagatagagGACG GTCAGAGAGCAGCTCTCCTCGAcgagagaggaagaagagttcTAAGAAGAAGAAGCACAG GTCAGAATCTGAATCCAAGAAACGAAAGCATAG GTCTCCCACTCCAAAGAGCAAACGTAAATCTAAGGACAAGAAGCGGAAGCG GTCTCGAAGTACAACACCAGTGCCCAAGAGCCGCCGGGCCCACCATTCAACTTCTGCTGATTCTGCTTCCTCTTCTGATACTTCCCGCAGTCG GTCTcgaagtgctgcaacaaaaaccCATACAactgccttgactgggcaaagtCTTTCCCCTGCTTCAGGGTGTAGAGGGGAGGGAGACGCACCTTCCAGAGAACCAGATACCACCAACACAGGGCATCCCAGCAGCCCGGAGCCCTCTGCAAAGCAGCCAAGTAACCCCTGTGAAGACAAAGACAAGAAGGAG AAATCTGCAGGTCGACCTAGTCCTTCTCCGGAAAGGAGCAGCACAGGCCCAGAACCATCTGCTCCCACTCTGCTCCTTGCTGAGCAACATGGCAGCTCCCCACAACCCCTTGCAACAACCCCTTTAAGTCAGGAGCCAGTGAACCCCCCTTCTGAGGCTTCCCCAACCCGGGGTCGTTTACCAACCAAGTCTCCTGAGAAACCTCCCCAATCATCTTCAGAGAGCTGCCCACCATCCCCTCAACCTACCAAAGTTTCTCGGCATGCCAGTTCTTCCCCTGAAAGTCCTAAACCCACACCAGCTCCTGGGTCCCGCCGAGACATTTCTTCTTCTCCTGTGTCCAAGAGTCACTCACGTGGCCGAGCAAAGCGGGATAAGTCACATTCTCATACTCCTCGTAGAGTGGGGAGGTCCCGTAGCCCTACCACCACTAAGAGGGGGCGATCGCGGTCTCGAACTCCAACTAAGAGAGGTCATTCTCGGTCCCGGTCCCCTCAGTGGCATAGGTCCCGGTCTGTACAGCGGTGGGGGCGATCTAGAAGTCCCCAGCGACGTGGCCGCTCTAGGTCTCCTCAGCGACCAGGCTGGTCCAGAAACAGAAATACCCAGAGAAGAGGCAGGTCTAGATCAGCAAGGCGAGGCAGGTCACACTCCAGATCCCCAGCCACCAGAGGCAGATCTCGTTCTAGAACACCAGCCCGGCGTGGTAGGTCTCGTTCTAGAACACCAGCCCGGCGCAGATCGCGATCCAGAACACTTACCAGGCGTAGATCTAGGTCTAGAACACCAGCTCGGAGAGGCAGGTCTCGATCTAGAACACCTGCTAGGCGCAGATCTAGGACCCGGTCAGTACGTCGAAGGTCTCGTAGTAGATCGCCAGCCAGGAGAGGTGGCAGGTCACGCTCTAGAACCCCAGCCAGGCATGGCAGGTCACGCTCTAGAACCCCAGCCAGGCGTGGCAGGTCACGCTCTAGGACGCCAGCCAGGAGAGGGAGATCTCGGTCTAGAACACCAGCCAGGAGAGGGAGATCTCGTTCTAGGACACCAGCAAGACGAGGGAGATCCCATAGTAGAAGTGTAGTTAGACGTGGGAGATCTCACTCTAGGACACCACAGAGAAGAGGCAGGTCTGGCTCATCATCAGAGCGGAAGAACAAATCCAGAACATCACAGAGGAGCAGGTCCAACTCaagttcagaaatgaaaaaatttcgcGTTTCTTCAAGGCGGAGcaggtctctctcttctccacgaTCTAAAGCAAAATCTCGCTTGTCTTTGAGGCGAAGCCTTTCTGGGTCCTCTCCATGTCCTAAACAAAAGTCTCGGACACCAGCAAGGCGCAGTCGCTCTGGATCATCCCAATCTAAAGCTAAATCACAAACACCAAGGCGAAGTCGTTCTGGCTCTTCACCCCCTAATCAGAAATCTAAAACACCGTCAAGACAAAGTCGTTCCAGTTCACCTCAATCTAAAGTGAAATCTGACACACCACCAAGGCAAGGGTCAGTAACAAGTCCCCAGGCAAATGAACAATCGACAACACCGCAAAGACAGAGCTTTTCTGAAACATCACCTGATCCTGAGATGAAGTCTAGGACCCCTTTGAGACTTAGCTGCTCTGAGTCCTCTCCTCCTAGAGTGAAATCTAGTACACCTACAAGACAAAGCCGATCTGGGTCATCATCTCCACAACCCAAAGTGAAGGCAATAACATCACcagtccagagccattctggttCATCTTCCCCAAGCTCTAGTAGGGTGACTTCTAAAACACCACCAAGACAAAGCAGGTCAGAGTCTCCCTGCTCCAGGGTGGAATCTAGATTGTTGCAAAGACAAAGCAAATCTAGGTCCTCCTCACCAGATACCAAAGTGAAACCTGGAACCCCACCAAGACAAAGTCACTCAGGGTCTACTTCGCCATGCCCCCAAGTAAAGCCTCAAACTTCACCAGGGCACAATCTTTCTGGATCAAAGTCACCATGTTTCCAAGAGAAGTCTAAAGACTCACCAGTAGCACAAAGTTGCTCTGGATCCTTCTCACTCTGTCCAGAAGTAAAGTCTAGCACTCCACCAGGAGAAAGCTATTTTGGCAGCTCATCTCTACAACAGGAAGAACAATCTCACATTTCACTAGATCCTAAATCTGATACTTTGAGTCCAGAAATGAGACAGAGTCATTATGAATCTCTGTTTCTGCAGAGCAAATCTCAGACACCTAAGGGTAGCCAGTCCCGGTCGTCTTCTCCAGAAACAGAGACTGTACCCAGATCTCCAATagcacaagaaagaaacaaagtatcACTAAGTCCTGGGCTTAAATCTGGAATGTCTCCTGAGCAGAACATATCCCAGTGTGACTCTTCCTTATATCCTGCAATGGACTGTAATTCTCTACTGGGGCAGAGTAGATTAGAGCCTTCACCTGAACCAGTAAAGAAAACAAGCTTACTCCTTCAGGAGGATATTGATGCATCATCTAGACTAAGTGGCAAAGTGAGTTCTTCTCCAGTACAAAATAGAACTGAGTCTTCACCAGTACTCAAAGAGACACCTAGAACCCCCTCAAAGGAAAGAGGTGGTGATGGGTCATCTCCAGATACAAAAGACCAAAGTAGTGTATTAGCTAAGCCAAGCCAAGATGAGGAGTTCATGGAGGTAGTAGAAGGGTCCTCAAGCCAAGTTCTGTCCCATTTATCTCCAGAACTAAAAGAAATGGCTGGAAGTAACTTTGAGTCATCTCCTGAAATAGAAGAAAGGCCTGCTATGTCTTTGACTCCTGACCAAAGCCAATTATCACAGGCTTCTTTGGAAACAGAAGTCCCTGCACTGACCTCAGCTTGGAGTGGGCCACATTTTTCTCCAGAACATAAAGAACTGTCTAACTCACCTCCTAGGGAGAATAGTTATGGGTCACCTTTAGAATTTAGAAACTCGGGCCCTGTTGCAGAAATAAGTACTGGGTTTTCTCCTGAGGTTAAAGAAGTTTTGACTGTACCTGTTTCTAATCAGCTGGAGACAGATCCATCTCTAGACATGAAAGAACAGTTGATGAGGTCTTCCAGATGCAGCAGTTCTGAGTTATCCCCAGATACAATGGAAAAAGCAGGCATGTCTTCAAGTCAGAGTGTCTCTTCACCAGTACTTGATACTACGCGTAGAACACCCTCAAGGGAAAGAAGTAGTTCTGCATCTTCTGAACTGAAAGATGGTTTACCCAGAACGCCCTCAAGGAGAAGTAGGTCTGGGTCTTCTCCAGGACTTAGAGATGGGTCTGGGTCTCCCTCAAGGCACAGCTTATCTGGGTCCTCTCCTGGAATGAAAGATATACCCAGAACACCATCCAGGGGAAGAAGCGAATGTGATTCTTCTCCAGAACCAAAAGCTTTGCCTAAGACTCCTAGGCCAAGGAGTCATTCTCCATCATCCCCAGAACTTAACAAGTGTCTTACcccccagagagagagaagtgggtcAGAGTCATCGATTGAACAGAAGACTTTGGCTAGGACTCCTCTTGGGCAGAGAAGCCGATCTGCATCTTCTCAAGAACTTGATGAGAAACCTAGTGCATCCCCTCAGGAAAGAAGTGAATCAGACTCTTCAGATTCTAAAGTTAAGACACGAATGCCACTTAGACAAAGGAGTCATTCTGGATCATCTCCGGAGGTCGAAAGCAAATCCCGACCTTCTCCTCAGCTCAGTAGGTCTGGCTCATCCCCTGAAGGTAAAGATAAGCCAAGAATAGCGTCCAGGGCACAAAGTGGTTCTGATTCCTCTCCGGAACCCAAGGCTTTGGCCCCTCGGGCCCTTCCCAGACGAAGCAGATCAGGTTCATCAAGCAAAGGCAGAGGCCCTTCTGAAGGAAGCAGTAGTTCTGAGTCCTCTCCAGAACACCCACCGAAATCCAGAATGGCTAGGAGAAGCTCTAGGTCATCAGTGGAGCCCAAGATTAAGTCTCGTACTCCACCTCGTCGCCGTAGCTCTAGATCATCTGAGATAACTAGGAAGACCAGGCTTTCCCGTAGAAGCCGTTCTGCATCATCCTCACCAGAAACTCGTTCTAGAACTCCCCCAAGACGTCGAAGAAGTCCCTCAGTGTCTTCCCCAGAGCTACCTGAAAAGTCAAGATCCTCGCGTCGGCGACGTTCAGCTTCATCCCCCCGCACTAAGACAACTTCAAGGAGAGGCCGATCTCCTTCACCAAAGCCCCGTGGGCTCCAGAGGTCCCGTTCCCGTTCACGGAGGGAGAAAACCAGAACCACCCGACGTCGAGATAGGTCTGGATCTTCTCAGTCAACCTCTCGGAGAAGACAGCGGAGCCGGTCAAGGTCTCGGGTTACTCGTAGGCGGAGAGGAGGCTCTGGTTACCACTCAAGGTCTCCTGCCCGGCAAGAGAGTTCCCGAACCTCTTCTCGGCGCCGAAGAGGTCGCTCTCGGACACCTCCAACTAGTCGGAAGCGTTCCCGTTCACGCACATCACCAGCTCCGTGGAAACGTTCCAGGTCCCGGGCCTCTCCAGCCACTCACCGGCGGTCCAGGTCTAGAACACCCCTGGTCAGCCGACGTAGGTCCAGGTCTCGAACTTCACCAGTCAGTCGGAGACGATCAAGGTCTAGGACATCAGTGACTCGAAGAAGATCTCGCTCAAGAGCATCCCCAGTGAGTCGAAGGCGATCCAGATCCAGAACACCACTGGTAACCCGCCGTCGTTCAAGGTCCAGAACACCAGCTCGCCGACGTTCCCGTTCTAGAACTCCACCAGTGACTCGCAGAAGGTCCAGATCTAGGACTCCACTGGTAATAAGGAGGCGATCTCGAAGCAGAACCTCACCTATCACTCGCAGAAGATCAAGATCCAGAACATCCCCAGTTACCCGTAGGAGATCTCGATCTCGCACAACTCCGGTAACTCGAAGGAGATCTCGCTCTCGGACCTCTCCAGTGACACGCCGCCGGTCTAGGTCTAGAACACCTCCAGCTATTCGGCGTCGCTCTAGGTCTCGAACCCCACTCTTGCCACGCAAACGTTCTCGAAGTCGCTCATCACTTGCTCTCCGCCGCCGTTCTAGATCTCGTACTCCTCGAACAACTCGGGGCAAAAGATCCTTAACAAGATCTCCTCCAGCCATCCGCAGGCGTTCTGTATCTGGGAGTAGTTCTGATCGTTCACGCTCTGCTACTCCTCCAGCAACAAGAAATCATTCTGGTTCTAGAACTCCTCCAGTGGCACTCAGTAGCTCCCGAATGAGTTGCTTTAGTCGTCCTAGCATGTCACCAACTCCTCTTGACCGCTGTAGATCACCTGGAATGCTTGAACCCCTTGGCAGCTCTAGAACACCCATGTCTGTCCTGCAGCAATCTGGTGGCTCTATGCTGGATGGTCCAGGTTCCCGAATTCCTGATCACGCTAGAACATCTGTGCCAGAAAATCATGCTCAGTCTAGAATTGCACTTGCCCTGACAGCCATCAGTCTTGGCACTGCTCGGCCGCCTCCGTCCATGTCTGCTGCAGGCCTTGCTGCAAGAATGTCCCAGGTTCCAGCTCCAGTGCCTCTCATGAGTCTCAGAACAGCCCCAGCTGCCAGCCTTGCCAGCAGGAttcctgcagcctctgcagcAGCCATGAACCTGGCCAGTGCCAGGACACCTGCCATACCAACAGCAGTGAACCTGGCTGACTCAAGAACGCCAGCTGCAGCAGCAGCTATGAACTTGGCTAGTTCCAGAACAGCAGTGGCACCTTCCGCCGTGAACCTTGCTGACCCTCGTACCCCAACAGCCCCTGCTGTGAACCTAGCAGGAGCCAGAACCCCAGCGGCTTTGGCAGCTTTGAGTCTCACAGGCTCTGGCACACCCCCAAATGCTGCAAACTATCCTTCCAGCTCCAGAAcaccccaggctccagcccctgCTAACTTGGTGGGTCCTAGATCTGCACACGCCACAGCTCCTGTGAATATTGCTAGCTCAAGAACCCCGCCAACCTTGGCCCCTACAAACCTCaccagtgctagaatggctccagctttGTCTGGCGCAAACCTCACCAGCCCCAGGGTACCCCTTTCTGCCTATGAGCGCATTAGTGGCAGAACCTCACCACCGCTTCTTGACCGAGCTAGGTCCAGAACCCCACCAGGAGGCCCAGGCTCCAGAACCCCACCAGCTCCCCCTAGCCAGTCTAGAATGATCTCTGAGCGggctccctctcctgtctctaaaatggtCCAGGCTCCTCCCTCACAGTCTGTTCTCCCTCCAGCTCAGGATCAGCCTAGGTCCCCTGTGCCATCTGCTTTTTCTGACCAACCCCGATCTTTGCTTGCCCCAACTGCCCCTGTAGCAGGATCTCAGTCCCTCTCCTCTGGGTCAGTGGCAAAGACCACATCCTCTGTTGGTGACCACAACGGCATgctttctgtccctgtccctggggTGACCCACCCCGAGGGTGGGGAACCACCTGCCTCTACCGGGGCCCTGCAGCCAGCAAAGGAGCGGCGGAGttcttcctcctcatcctctaGCTCCTCCTCATCATCGTCATCTTCGtcgtcgtcctcctcctcctcttccggCTCCAGTTCTAGTGACTCGGAGGGCTCTAGCCTTCCCATTCAACCTGAGGTAGCACTGAAGAG GGTCCCTagtcctcccccaaccccaaagGAGGCTGATCGAGAGGGACGACCTCAGGAGCCAACCCCAGCCAAGCGGAAGAGGCGAGCTAGCAGCTCCagttccagctcctcctcctcttcctcctcttcctcctcctcctcctcttcttcgtCGTCgtcttcatcatcatcttcttcctcttcctcctcctcctcttcctcttctacttcctccccttctcctgctAAGCCTGACCCTCAGGCCTTGCCCAAACCTGCAAGCCCCAAGAAGCCACCCCCTGGCGAGCGGAG GTCCCGTAGTCCCCGGAAGCCAATAGACTCACTCCGGGATTCCCGGTCCCTGAGCTACTCGCCTGTCGAGCGCCTTCGCCCCTCGCCCCAGCCCTCACCACGGGACCAACAGAG CAGTAGTGAACACGGTTCCCGGAAAGGCCAGCGTGGGGAGAGCCGCTCCCCAGGCCACAAGCACAGGAGGGAGACACCTAGCCCCCGCCCTGTGCGGCACCGCTCCTCTAG GTCTCCATGA